Within Bacillus sp. FJAT-45350, the genomic segment ATTGAACTGTCATCCCCTCTGTACCTTTAATCGGGTCCTCTAAATGAAAGTCTGGCTTCCTCTTTCTAAGACGATCAATTGCTAAGTTCGTTGCTATTCGAAAGAGCCAAGTAGAAAACTTTCTATTAGTATCATATCTATCAATATTTGTATATGCTCGTAAAAAAGCTTCTTGAGCTACATCTTGTGCTTCGTGCATATTCCCAAGCATTCGATAAGATAGTTGATACACTTTGTCCTTATACATCTCAACTAACTCACCAAAAGCTTCCGTATCGCCACTCTTCACTTCTTTAATTAATCTCTTAATTAGTTTCTCCATCTCGTTACCTCCGCTTATTTTGCGGTATTATTACTTCTACGTATAAAACCGTATTTGGTTTCTTTTTATTTACAATTTTATATTTATATTAACACGAATAATATACGAGAAGTTAACAAACTTAGTAGTAGGTGAAACTATATGTAAATACGAAATAATCTTTTAAGAGGTCAGTGACGAACACCAACAAATTGTGTTCAGTTGCAAACAACCATAAGTCCACAAAAAAACCTTAGATACAGTATCTAAGGTAAAAGTGTCTAATATATGGTGGAGCCTAGCGGGATCGAACCGCTGACCTCCTGCGTGCAAGGCAGGCGCTCTCCCAGCTGAGCTAAGGCCCCAACTTAAATTGGAGCGGGTGATGAGAATCGAACTCACGACATCAGCTTGGAAGGCTGAGGTTTTACCACTAAACTACACCCGCTAATAAAATAATTGTAACATATAAATCTATAAAATAAAAGCCTATTCCATTAAAATTAACTTATGGAGCGGAAGACGAGATTCGAACTCGCGACCCCCACCTTGGCAAGGTGGTGTTCTACCACTGAACTACTTCCGCAAAGATAAAATGGTGAGCCATGAAGGATTCGAACCTTCGACCCTCTGATTAAAAGTCAGATGCTCTACCAACTGAGCTAATGGCTCTTGCTGTT encodes:
- the sigW gene encoding RNA polymerase sigma factor SigW — translated: MEKLIKRLIKEVKSGDTEAFGELVEMYKDKVYQLSYRMLGNMHEAQDVAQEAFLRAYTNIDRYDTNRKFSTWLFRIATNLAIDRLRKRKPDFHLEDPIKGTEGMTVQSQIASTEELPDDQVVKVEMQEWIQDEINHLPPKYRSAIILKYIEDLSLKEISEILDLPVSTVKTRIHRGRETLRKRMGNV